A single region of the Hyphomicrobiales bacterium genome encodes:
- the secD gene encoding protein translocase subunit SecD produces MLHFARWKAVLILLVGAAGILFSLPNFVPVRELGWIPSWLPHKQLVLGLDLQGGVHLLWEVDTASVIDSRLKNLRDDVRSTLRTARIQNRNFLKREDQSIDVRLSPEDRDAARRALRDLAAPVAGSFLTGNQVSEVAIEDAPEGLTLRLTEEGVQRRIALVVEQSIEVIRRRIDQLGTTEPTIQRQGADRILVQVPGEQNPERVKDLVGKTAKLVFRLVDLSITPQQAMETRVPPGSEIVYSQDQPPQPYLLETREIVAGENLVDAQPGFDQRTNEPIVTFRFDTQGAKRFGVTTQQNVGRPFAIVLDGQVISAPVIREPILGGTGQISGNFTVEEANDLSILLRAGALPAKLTIVEERTVGPGLGADSIEAGKIAAIIGTVAVIVFMVVAYGLFGIFANVALFANLSLIVGALSMLQATLTLPGIAGIVLTVGMAVDSNVLIFERIREELRSGKSAIASIDAGFTRALGTILDANITTFIAAVILFQLGSGPIRGFAVTLAIGIVTTVFTAFTLTRLIVATWLKQTRPSTVPI; encoded by the coding sequence ATGCTGCATTTTGCCCGCTGGAAGGCGGTCCTGATCCTGCTCGTCGGCGCGGCCGGGATCCTGTTCTCGCTGCCCAATTTCGTGCCGGTGCGGGAGCTCGGCTGGATCCCGAGCTGGCTGCCGCACAAGCAGCTCGTGCTCGGCCTCGACCTGCAGGGCGGCGTGCATCTGCTGTGGGAGGTCGACACCGCGTCGGTGATCGACTCGCGGCTGAAGAATCTGCGCGACGACGTGCGCAGCACGCTGCGGACGGCGAGGATTCAGAACCGCAATTTCCTGAAGCGCGAAGACCAGAGCATCGACGTCCGCCTGAGCCCAGAGGACCGCGACGCCGCGCGCCGCGCGCTGCGCGACCTGGCGGCGCCCGTGGCCGGCTCGTTCCTGACCGGAAACCAGGTCTCCGAGGTGGCCATCGAGGACGCGCCGGAGGGGCTGACCCTGCGCCTGACCGAGGAGGGCGTCCAGCGCCGCATCGCCCTGGTGGTCGAGCAGTCGATCGAGGTGATTCGGCGGCGCATCGACCAGCTCGGCACCACCGAGCCGACGATCCAGCGGCAGGGCGCCGACCGCATCCTGGTCCAGGTGCCGGGCGAGCAGAACCCGGAGCGGGTCAAGGACCTTGTCGGCAAGACGGCGAAGCTCGTGTTCCGCCTCGTCGATCTGTCGATCACGCCGCAGCAGGCGATGGAGACGCGGGTGCCGCCGGGCTCCGAGATCGTCTATTCGCAGGACCAGCCGCCGCAACCCTATCTCCTGGAGACGCGCGAGATCGTCGCCGGCGAAAACCTGGTCGACGCCCAGCCCGGCTTCGACCAGCGCACCAACGAGCCGATCGTCACCTTCCGCTTCGACACCCAGGGGGCCAAGCGCTTCGGCGTCACCACCCAGCAGAATGTCGGCCGGCCCTTCGCCATCGTGCTCGACGGCCAGGTGATCAGCGCGCCGGTGATCCGCGAGCCGATCCTCGGCGGGACCGGTCAGATTTCCGGCAACTTCACGGTCGAGGAGGCGAACGATCTTTCGATTCTGCTGCGCGCCGGCGCGCTACCGGCGAAACTGACCATCGTCGAGGAGCGCACCGTGGGGCCGGGACTCGGCGCCGATTCCATCGAAGCCGGCAAGATCGCCGCGATCATCGGCACCGTGGCCGTCATCGTCTTCATGGTCGTCGCCTACGGGCTGTTCGGAATCTTCGCCAATGTGGCGCTGTTCGCCAACCTGTCCCTGATCGTCGGCGCTCTGTCGATGCTGCAGGCGACGCTGACGCTGCCCGGCATCGCCGGCATCGTGCTCACCGTCGGCATGGCGGTCGATTCCAACGTGCTGATCTTCGAGCGCATCCGCGAGGAGCTGCGCTCCGGCAAATCGGCGATCGCCTCGATCGACGCCGGCTTCACCCGGGCGCTGGGGACCATCCTCGACGCCAATATCACGACCTTCATCGCCGCCGTGATCCTGTTCCAGCTCGGCTCCGGCCCGATCCGCGGCTTCGCGGTGACGCTGGCCATCGGCATCGTCACCACGGTGTTCACCGCCTTTACCCTGACCCGGCTGATCGTTGCCACCTGGCTCAAGCAGACGCGCCCGTCCACGGTGCCGATCTGA
- the secF gene encoding protein translocase subunit SecF has translation MFKPIRFLPDETQIAFIRLRTISYAVSAAASVLSLALFLVLGLNYGIDFRGGTLIEIQTKTEQADLGGLRSTLGGLGLGDIEIQEFGAPNEVLIRVEQQQGGEAAQQTVIDKVKQALGDSVEYRRVEVVGPKVSGELVQTGTIAVVVALIAVLIYIWFRFEWQFAIGAVVATIHDVVLTLGVFSVLQLEFNLSIIAAILTIVGYSLNDTVVVYDRHRENLRRYKRMALQELLDKSINQTLSRTLLTSVTTLIALFSLYIFGGEVIRGFTFAMIWGVVVGTYSSIFIASPILMVLGVKRDWSGVTAGASV, from the coding sequence ATGTTCAAACCGATCCGATTCTTGCCCGACGAGACGCAAATCGCCTTCATTCGGTTGCGCACCATCAGCTATGCGGTGTCCGCCGCGGCGTCCGTCCTGTCGCTGGCGCTGTTCTTGGTCCTCGGCCTCAACTACGGCATCGATTTCCGCGGCGGCACGCTGATCGAGATCCAGACCAAGACGGAGCAGGCGGACCTTGGCGGTCTGCGCTCGACACTCGGCGGGCTCGGGCTCGGCGACATCGAGATTCAGGAGTTCGGGGCGCCGAACGAGGTGTTGATCCGGGTCGAGCAGCAGCAGGGCGGCGAGGCGGCCCAGCAGACCGTCATCGATAAGGTGAAGCAGGCGCTCGGCGACAGCGTCGAATACCGGCGCGTCGAAGTGGTCGGGCCGAAAGTCTCCGGCGAGCTGGTGCAGACGGGGACCATCGCCGTCGTCGTCGCGCTCATCGCCGTCCTGATCTATATCTGGTTCCGCTTCGAATGGCAGTTCGCCATCGGCGCCGTCGTGGCGACGATCCACGACGTGGTGCTGACGCTCGGCGTCTTCTCGGTGCTGCAGTTGGAGTTCAACCTGTCGATCATCGCCGCGATCCTGACCATCGTCGGCTATTCGTTGAACGACACGGTCGTGGTCTATGACCGGCACCGGGAGAATCTGCGCCGCTACAAGCGCATGGCGCTGCAGGAACTGCTCGACAAGTCGATCAACCAGACCCTGTCGCGCACGCTGCTGACCTCGGTGACGACGCTGATCGCCCTGTTCTCGCTCTACATCTTCGGCGGCGAGGTGATCCGCGGCTTCACCTTCGCGATGATCTGGGGCGTGGTGGTCGGCACCTATTCGTCGATTTTCATCGCCTCGCCGATCCTGATGGTGCTCGGCGTCAAGCGTGACTGGAGCGGGGTGACCGCGGGCGCCAGCGTCTAG
- a CDS encoding MTH938/NDUFAF3 family protein, translating to MPQDTPHFPGLPPIDAYGNGGFRFADMSHRGSILIVPSGVYAWEVADFRTLKEGDLERVLEEAEQIDLLLIGTGTEIGALPEAARAALRVKGIAVETMDTGAAARTYNVLLAERRMIAAALIAVD from the coding sequence ATGCCCCAAGACACGCCCCATTTTCCCGGCCTGCCGCCGATCGACGCCTATGGCAATGGCGGCTTCCGCTTCGCCGACATGTCGCACCGCGGCTCGATCCTGATCGTTCCGTCCGGCGTCTATGCCTGGGAGGTGGCGGATTTCCGGACACTCAAGGAGGGCGATCTTGAGCGCGTCCTGGAGGAAGCGGAGCAGATCGACCTGTTGCTGATCGGAACCGGCACCGAGATCGGCGCGCTTCCGGAAGCCGCGCGGGCGGCGCTGCGGGTCAAGGGCATTGCGGTCGAAACCATGGACACCGGCGCCGCGGCGCGCACCTACAACGTGCTGCTGGCGGAGCGCCGCATGATCGCCGCGGCGCTGATCGCCGTGGACTGA